Proteins encoded by one window of Cupriavidus sp. EM10:
- a CDS encoding endonuclease domain-containing protein has translation MTSRDFARALRASQTPAEQRLWYFLRDRRLLNLKFKRQHPLGPYVADFLCMEYKLIVEADGGQHGTFGDVDRDIWLREHGYTVLRFWNNQIHKEIEGVLEAIRQAVLALGFADSNSNTAGSLPSPASGRGAGGEGRPIESPKIP, from the coding sequence TTGACCAGCCGCGATTTCGCGCGCGCGCTACGCGCCAGCCAGACGCCGGCCGAACAGCGGCTGTGGTACTTCCTCCGTGATCGCCGCCTCCTCAACCTCAAATTCAAACGCCAACACCCCCTCGGCCCCTACGTCGCCGATTTCCTCTGCATGGAATACAAACTGATCGTCGAAGCCGACGGCGGCCAGCACGGCACGTTCGGCGATGTCGACCGCGATATCTGGCTGAGGGAGCACGGTTATACGGTGCTGCGTTTCTGGAACAACCAGATTCACAAAGAAATCGAAGGCGTGCTGGAGGCGATCCGGCAGGCTGTTCTGGCACTGGGGTTTGCCGACAGCAATTCGAATACCGCCGGTTCGCTCCCCTCTCCCGCAAGCGGGAGAGGGGCCGGGGGTGAGGGCAGGCCTATCGAGTCGCCCAAGATCCCATGA
- a CDS encoding urease accessory protein UreF gives MTALPQLISLLHLASPALPIGGFSYSQGLEAAIDCGMVKDAATAEHWIRDNLVHVQAQCEAPVWLLLHRAWSQQDHAAVSRWNDWFHVTRETSELRLETEQMGWSLARLIAQMEWGDASLRDTLRGLSPLCLPTAFTAACAALDIDARDGLAAYAFNWAENQVAAALKAVPLGQVAGQQILRGLHRHVLDTVDEAARRADAAPPRLSTFSPMLGLLSARHETQYSRLFRS, from the coding sequence ATGACCGCACTCCCCCAACTGATCTCCCTGCTGCACCTGGCCTCTCCGGCGCTGCCGATCGGCGGGTTCAGCTATTCGCAGGGGCTTGAAGCCGCCATCGATTGCGGCATGGTAAAGGACGCCGCCACGGCCGAGCACTGGATCCGTGACAACCTCGTCCACGTGCAGGCCCAGTGCGAGGCGCCGGTCTGGCTGTTGCTGCATCGGGCGTGGAGCCAGCAGGATCATGCGGCGGTCAGCCGCTGGAACGACTGGTTCCACGTCACGCGCGAAACTTCCGAGTTGCGGCTCGAAACCGAGCAGATGGGCTGGTCGCTGGCCAGGCTGATCGCCCAGATGGAGTGGGGCGACGCATCGCTGCGCGACACCTTGCGTGGCCTGTCGCCGCTGTGCCTGCCCACGGCCTTTACCGCGGCGTGCGCGGCGCTCGATATCGATGCGCGCGACGGCCTGGCTGCCTACGCCTTCAACTGGGCCGAAAACCAGGTGGCTGCCGCGCTCAAGGCGGTGCCGCTGGGCCAGGTGGCCGGCCAGCAGATCCTGCGCGGGCTGCATCGCCATGTGCTCGACACCGTGGATGAGGCGGCCCGTCGCGCCGACGCCGCCCCGCCGCGGCTTTCCACGTTTTCTCCGATGCTGGGGCTGCTGTCCGCGCGGCACGAGACGCAGTATTCCCGGCTTTTCCGCTCCTAA
- the ureG gene encoding urease accessory protein UreG encodes MTRTKKNPPLRVGVGGPVGSGKTTLLEMLCKAMRDRYDLVAITNDIYTKEDQRLLTISGALPAERIMGVETGGCPHTAIREDASINLEAVDRMLARFPDADVVFIESGGDNLAATFSPELSDLTIYVIDVAGGEKIPRKGGPGITKSDLLVVNKTDLAPYVGASLDIMESDTRKMRGDRPFVMGSVKSGQGLDQVIAFIEQQGMLNV; translated from the coding sequence ATGACCCGTACCAAGAAGAATCCTCCCCTGCGCGTTGGCGTGGGCGGCCCCGTGGGCTCCGGCAAGACCACCTTGCTCGAGATGCTCTGCAAGGCCATGCGCGACCGCTATGACCTGGTGGCCATCACCAACGATATCTACACGAAGGAAGACCAGCGCCTGCTGACGATATCGGGCGCCTTGCCGGCCGAGCGCATCATGGGCGTGGAAACGGGCGGCTGCCCGCATACGGCGATCCGCGAGGATGCGTCGATCAACCTGGAGGCGGTGGATCGCATGCTGGCCAGGTTCCCGGATGCCGACGTGGTGTTCATCGAATCGGGCGGCGACAACCTGGCCGCGACGTTCAGCCCTGAACTGTCAGATCTGACGATCTACGTGATCGATGTGGCGGGGGGTGAGAAGATTCCGCGCAAGGGCGGACCGGGGATTACCAAGTCCGACCTGCTGGTGGTCAACAAGACCGACCTGGCGCCCTATGTGGGGGCGTCGCTCGACATCATGGAGAGCGATACGCGCAAGATGCGCGGCGATCGTCCGTTCGTGATGGGCAGTGTCAAGTCGGGGCAGGGGCTGGACCAGGTGATTGCCTTTATCGAGCAGC